The stretch of DNA TGCGATCGACCACGACGCGCGCGTCGACCGGGATCGCATTGAACAGCGGCAGCATGTCGCGTTGCGCCCAGTGGCAGCCAGCACGGTAACCATCGAGCAGTCCCGCCGCCCCGAGGATCAACGAGCCGGTGCAGACGCTCGTCACCCAGGTCGCGGTTGCGCCGATCGCCTGGACCCACGCCATCGCTTCGTCGTCGGCGATCACGCCGTTGGTGCCAAAACCGCCGGGCACGCAGAGGATGTCGGCGTGCTGCACGTCGGCGAAGGTTGCGGTCGGCAGGATCGAAAAACCGGCGTCGGTCGGGACGGGGTCGAGCGTCTTCCACACGAGATCGAGCCGAGCGTTGCCGAGCCGTGACAGGACCTGCGCGGGGCCGGTCAGGTCGAGCTGCGTCACGTTCGGGAACAGCAGAAAGGCGATGCGCAGGGGTTTGGTCATGCCGAAATTCCTAGCGAGAGGTTCTTGGGGCCGGGAATCGAGACGTCTTCCCCGATCAGCCTAAGGCCCGGGGAAATCACGCCAATCCAGAATCGGCCAAGGCGCGCGCGCGAGTGAAGTATAGGAAGTATAGACGCTCGCGCAGCATTCTCGTCGTCGACCAACGCACGATTGGTGGCAGTCTCGGCGATCGTGCTCGGGGTGGCTGCTGACGGCATTCACGCATCCTGTCATGCTCGGTCCATGTAGGACAGCAGGGGGCTGACGGCGTCAGGCGAGCAGCCGCGTGGCGCGCGTGGGCGCTTGGCGAGTAGGTAAGGCGTCGGCGCCATACCGCGCATACCGCTGCGATCGCGCAAGCGGGTGTGCGCAAACCGATAACCAGAGAATCGGAACATGCTCCCCTCCCTGAAAGGGAGGGGTTGGGGGTGGGTTGGCCAATTTGGGCCGCTCGGGTTCGCACACGCGGAAGCCGACCCACCCCCTGCCCCTCCCTTCCAGGGAGGGGGGAAGAAGGCGCTGTTTCGCGAAGGCCTTATGGGAGGACGGGCACTTCCGCAGCGCGCGTCTTGTTCTCCAGGCGCGACTCACGAACGCGCTGGCCGAAGCAGCCGGTTGCACCACCCGCACCGACGGCGGAGCAGCTGCCGATCGTGTTGACGCCGGACCCTGCGTCCATCGTGCCCTGCGCCTTGGTTGCCCAGCTCGCATTCTCGGGAGTGACGACGAACTCGCGGAGTTCCTTCGGCACCCGGTATTGCTCCTGCGCGCTGCGGCGGACGCACACGACGATTTCCTCGCCGTTCTGGTTGGTCGGGCAGCGTTCGTTACCGAACAGAGTCAGCACGCCGTTGATCGGCGCACTGCGCGAAACCTCGCCCGGGGCGGAGATCGTCTTTGCGTCACCGGTCGCGCCGGGCAAGGCGGGGGCCAGCGTCGGTGCCTTCGCGGGCAACTGCGCCAGCGTAGGCGGTGCAGGACGCGCCGGCTGGGCCGTCTGCGCCACCGCAGGCCCGGCGACGATCAACGCCGCCGCAAAAAGCATCTTCATACGCATCACTCCCACAATCCGTATTCTCATTACCCGCCGGTCTTCTTCTCGACCGTATCTCAAATCCGCTTGGCGGTAGCGATCGCGACCTTGCAGCCCAGGCGGATCAGGCCGCTCAGCACCGGATAGCCCGGCGTTTCCTCGGCACCCGCGGCGATCGCGGTATTCTTGTGCTCGAGTTCCTCGGCCTGGAAATCGAGGATGGCTGCCGATAGCTCAGGGTCGCTGGCGCCAAGCTGAACGAGCTGTTCTTCGTAATGCTTGTCGATCTCGGTCTCGACCGCCGCCGTGCACGCCATCGCCGCGCGCGGACTGATCGCCGCGGTCACCGCACCGAGCGCGAAGCCGGCGACCTTCCAGATCGGCTGCAACACCGTCGGGCGCACGCGGCGTTCGACGATCATCTTGTCGAAGAACGCGCGGTGGCGCTCCTCCTGTTGCGCCATGTGGTGGATCGATCGCGACGCCGGGTGGCGGTCGCCGAGCACGGCCAACTGGCCCGCGTAGATGCGGATCGCGCCGTATTCACCGGCCTGGTCGACACGGATCATCGAGTCCGTCGCCCGCTTGGCGTCTCCTGGCTTCCAGCCGCTCATCTCGTCTTCCTCATGAGTGCGAATATGGTGAACGCACCGGCGAGGGAAAAGATGGCGTTGAAGCCGGCGAGCGAGATTCCGAACAGTTTCCACTGCGGCGCATCGCACCGTACCATCGGCGCATTCATGATCGCGGCAAGACGCTCGGCCGCGGTCGTGCCGGCCATCGAGACGGTCGTCGTGCAGGCGGTGAAGCCGTTCCACCAATGATATTCGACACCGGCATGCGCGACGCCGATCAAGCCGCTGAGCCCGATCAGCAGCCCGGCGATGATGACCAGCGATGCGCGCAACGAACGGCCCGGCACGAAGAACGTGGCGCCGGCGATTAGCACCGCGGAATAATGCGGCCAGCGCTGCCAATGGCACATCTCGCACGGGTACAGCCCGCCGAGATATTGCGAGCCGAGCGCACCGAGCAGCAGGAACGCCGGCAGCAACAGCGCGATGGCGCGCGCGATCTCTTCGTTCTTGGTCATGCCAAGGCCGCGACGCACGCTCACTTGGTGGGCGCCTTTGTGGCGTCGGGGGCGGTAGGATCGGGCTTGATCGGGCGTGGCTTGGTCGCGGCGGCAACCTGAACCGGGCCGCCGAGACGCGCGACGGTCTTCAGCGCGTAATAAAGCTGGAAGTCGTCGATTCCCTGCTTCTTCAACTGCTCGGGCGTCTGCGAGAAGCGCGGATCGGTCTTGGTATCCTCCTCGAGCACCGCGTTGTCGGCCTTCACCTCGTTGATAAGGTGCTTGCGCAGATCCGCCTCGCGGAACACCGGGCGCGACTTGTAGTCGGGATCGGTGAGCTGCGGCACCTTGATGTCGGGCTCGATCCCGCCCTCCTGCACCGACCGGCCGGACGGCGTGAAATAGCGCGCGGTGGTGAGGCGAAGCGCCGTCTGAGGCCCGAGCGGGAGCACGGTCTGGACCGAGCCCTTGCCGAAGCTGCGCTCGCCCATGATCAGCGCGCGGTGATGATCCTGCAGCGCGCCGGCGACGATCTCGGATGCGGAGGCGGTGCCGGGATCGGTGAGGACCACGACCGGCAGGCCATGCGCGTCGTCGCCGGGCTTCGCGTAATAGCGCTCGATATCGGTCTTCTCGCGGCCGCGCTGCGAGACGATCTCGCCGTGATCGAGGAAGGCATCGCTGACTTCGATCGCCTGAGTGAGGAGGCCGCCGCCATTCTCGCGCAGGTCGACGACATAGCCGAGCGGGCGGTGGCCGAGCGACTTGTCGATCGCCATGATCGCCGCGCGCGTGTCGGCGCCGGTATTCTCGCTGAAGGTAT from Sphingomonas faeni encodes:
- a CDS encoding demethoxyubiquinone hydroxylase family protein; the encoded protein is MSGWKPGDAKRATDSMIRVDQAGEYGAIRIYAGQLAVLGDRHPASRSIHHMAQQEERHRAFFDKMIVERRVRPTVLQPIWKVAGFALGAVTAAISPRAAMACTAAVETEIDKHYEEQLVQLGASDPELSAAILDFQAEELEHKNTAIAAGAEETPGYPVLSGLIRLGCKVAIATAKRI
- a CDS encoding S41 family peptidase — encoded protein: MPRPIRAPMLTATAIVGALTLIPLATSAMAAVDTDTYREFDQFLDVFNRVKAEYVDKVDDKTLIKGAIQGMLASLDPHSSYVDALDYENLRIMTEGNYGGLGLTVQMEDGAIKVVSPQEDSPAARAGVKSGDYITHIDGKLIYGDSLDEAVGKMRGKPGSKITLGLVRPGRDKPLDVTMMREIIVQKPVKWEVRGDVGYININTFSENTGADTRAAIMAIDKSLGHRPLGYVVDLRENGGGLLTQAIEVSDAFLDHGEIVSQRGREKTDIERYYAKPGDDAHGLPVVVLTDPGTASASEIVAGALQDHHRALIMGERSFGKGSVQTVLPLGPQTALRLTTARYFTPSGRSVQEGGIEPDIKVPQLTDPDYKSRPVFREADLRKHLINEVKADNAVLEEDTKTDPRFSQTPEQLKKQGIDDFQLYYALKTVARLGGPVQVAAATKPRPIKPDPTAPDATKAPTK
- a CDS encoding disulfide bond formation protein B; amino-acid sequence: MTKNEEIARAIALLLPAFLLLGALGSQYLGGLYPCEMCHWQRWPHYSAVLIAGATFFVPGRSLRASLVIIAGLLIGLSGLIGVAHAGVEYHWWNGFTACTTTVSMAGTTAAERLAAIMNAPMVRCDAPQWKLFGISLAGFNAIFSLAGAFTIFALMRKTR
- a CDS encoding DJ-1/PfpI family protein, encoding MTKPLRIAFLLFPNVTQLDLTGPAQVLSRLGNARLDLVWKTLDPVPTDAGFSILPTATFADVQHADILCVPGGFGTNGVIADDEAMAWVQAIGATATWVTSVCTGSLILGAAGLLDGYRAGCHWAQRDMLPLFNAIPVDARVVVDRNRVTGGGITAGIDFALTLTAMIRGEAHARTVQLGLEYDPAPPFDSGSPPSAGSEIVAAYQRRMHSLVPTRDDDLRALAKRRGYARDIQG